The window GACGGCCACGAGGCCGCTGGAGAGAAACGCGGCCCAGCCGGTGAAGATGCCGAGCGCGATCGCGAGCCCACCGACCAGCTCGATGATGCCGGCAAGTCCGTATTGGAAGAAAAGCGGCGCGGTCGCGCCCTCGCCGTCGACGCCGCCGAGGAGGCCGAGGATCTTCTGGGCACCGTGGCACAGAAAGAGAAAACCCACCACGATTCTCATCAAGGCGTAGGTCTGTTCTCGATACTTGCCGAGGATCTTTTCCATGGTTCTCTCCTGGTCGAGGCTCTCGCCCCGGTTCGACAAACGCCGCCATCTGAATGGGCGCTCAGCGGATGATATACGGACTATGCGGCCGCCGGCGCGTTGACCGTCCAGGACGCCCCTGCTAGCTTGCCCGCATGGATCTCGTGGCGACCAAGCTGGTTCTGGCAGCCGCCGTGCTCCTCGTCGGCTGGCTCGGCGGAGCGGTGGTTCTCGGACGAACGTCGGAGAGTCGAGACAGCCGCGTTCTCTCCTGGGGTAATGCCTTCGCCGCCGGCGTGTTTCTCGGGACCGGCCTCATTCACACGCTGGGCGAAGCCTCGGGGCTGTGGCGCGACCTGGGATGGGACTACCCGGTGGCGTTCGTTCTGGCAGCCGCGGCGTTCTGCCTGATCTTGCTGTTCGAGCACGTGCTTTTGCCCGACGAAGCCCACGCCATGATCCATGCTCACACCGGCGACCCACTCGAACATGACGGTCATCACCATCACGAGCCCGGGCAGGCGGCTCGCGACACGTCTCCGATCGCTCTGGTGGTGGCCCTGTCGGCCCATTCGGTGGTCGCGGGGCTCGCGCTCGGCGCCCAACGGCTGATGGCGTCCACTCTGATGATCGCTCTGGCGATCCTGGCCCACAAGGCGACCGCGGGCCTGGCGCTCGGCATCACCCTGGCGCGACGCGGTACCGAGAAGAAGCGGTCCCGGCGCTATCTGATGCTCTTCGCCCTGATGACTCCGCTCGGGATCCTGGTGGGGCTGGTCGGCAGCGGCCTGCTGCGGCAGGGCGCCGATCTCTACTTCGACGCCACGGTTTCGGCTTTGGCGGCGGGCACGTTTCTCTACATCGCGTCGATCGACATGCTCCAGGACGAGTTCCTTCAGCCGGGCAGCCGTTGGGCGAAATGGGTCTCCGCGGTCAGCGGTCTGGCGATCACCGCCGTCCTGGCGCTTTGGGTGTAAGAGGGCGGTCCATTCGGTGCCGTAGCGCTGCGCCGAAGGCAGGGCGGAACCCGAGAGACAGCCGTTATACTCGCCATTCCGTCGGACCGGTCCTATGAACCAAGACGCCAACGCGGTTGCCGGCTCGAGCGCTCCGGACACCGATGCCTGCGAGCTTTCGGTGGTCATGCCATGCCTCAACGAGGCCGAGACGCTCGAGACCTGTATTCGGAAGGCGCTGTCCTTCTTTTCCGAGCACGACGTCCGGGGCGAGGTCGTCATTGCCGACAACGGCAGCGACGATGGATCTCAGGAGATCGCCAGGAGCGCGGGAGCGCGGGTGGTCTCGATCGAGCAGCGCGGCTACGGCAGCGCGCTGCTCGGCGGCATAGCGGCGGCTCGCGGCCGCTACGTGATCATGGGCGACGCCGATGACAGCTACGACTTCCTGAGCCTGGCGCCCTATCTGGACAAGCTGCGCGAGGGCTTCGACCTGGTCATGGGAAACCGCTTCAAAGGCGGGGTCGCGCCGGGAGCCATGCCTCCTCTGCATCGCTATCTGGGCAACCCGGTACTGTCGGGCATCGGACGCCTGTTCTTCTCCAGCCCGATCGGTGATTTTCACTGTGGCTTGAGGGGGTTCAACAAGCAGGCGATCGAAGGGCTCGACCTGCGCACGACCGGCATGGAGTTCGCTTCGGAGATGGTGGTCAAGGCGACCCTGCTTGGCCTGCGCATCGCCGAGGTTCCGACGACCCTCTCTCCGGACGGCCGGACCAGAGCGCCGCACCTGAGGAGTTGGCGGGACGGCTGGCGCCATCTCCGGTTTCTGTTGCTCTACAGTCCGCGCTGGCTCTTTCTGTACCCGGGGCTGGCTCTGATACTTGTCGGCCTGGGTCTGGGAGCCCTGATTCTGCCGGGACCGCGGGTGATCGGCGGCATCACACTGGATGTCAACACGCTGCTCTACGCCGGAGCCGCGATCCTGGTCGGCTACCAGTCGGTCATCTTCGCGGTCTTCACCAAGACCTACGCGATTGGTGTCGGTCTGCTTCCGGATGACCCGCGCCTGACCCGACTGTTTCGTCACGTGAGCCTGGAGGTCGGCGTCGGTATTGGAATCGTGCTCACGATTCTGGGTCTGGTCGGTTCGATCCTCGCGGTCGGGGACTGGAGAGCTCAGTCGTTTGGCGTGCTCGATGCGAGCCGGGTGCAGCGGTTGATCATTCCGTCGGTCGTGGCCCTCGCTCTCGGCCTGCAGACCGTTCTGGCGAGCTTCTTCATGAGTGTTCTCGGGCTGAAGCGTCGCGGCGGCGGCTTCGGATGACCCGAGTCGATCGTTGGCTGCAGCAATGGCGCATCTCGAAAGTGCGCCGGTTCATACCGCAAGACGCGCGCGTCTTGGACATCGGCTGTCACGAGGGGGAGCTCTTCCGCCAACTGTCCGATCGCGTGGGTCTGGGCGTGGGAGTCGATCCCCTGCTCGAGGAGCCGGTCGACGCAGCGAACTACCGACTCTTACCCGGCAACTTCCCGGATGCTTTGGCGGCGGACGCCGGGTCGTTCGACGTGATTACGATGCTGGCGGTTTTGGAGCACGTCCCGACCGATCAGCAGAAGGCACTGGTCGACGCGCTCCATCAACGACTCGAGCCCGGTGGAGTGGTCGTCATCACGGTGCCCGCTCCGTTCGTCGACCGGATTCTGGCCGTGCTCCGAGGCCTGCGGCTGATCCACGGGATGTCGCTCGAGGAGCACTACGGGTTCGAGCCGGCCCAGGTACCCGGGCTCTTCGCGGATCGCGGCTTCGTGCTCGAGACCTCTCGAACCTTTCAGCTCGGCCTCAACCATCTGTTCGTGTTTCGCCGGCCGGCCGCGAGCTAGCCTGACGAGGGCTTCTCGGCCAGCAACGTCCAGCTATAGCCGTGGCGGTGATGGACTCGGACGTTGGCGAAGCCGCCGCGCCGGGCGAGGTCCTTGACCTCGGCCTCGGTGTACCACTTGA is drawn from bacterium and contains these coding sequences:
- a CDS encoding class I SAM-dependent methyltransferase — its product is MTRVDRWLQQWRISKVRRFIPQDARVLDIGCHEGELFRQLSDRVGLGVGVDPLLEEPVDAANYRLLPGNFPDALAADAGSFDVITMLAVLEHVPTDQQKALVDALHQRLEPGGVVVITVPAPFVDRILAVLRGLRLIHGMSLEEHYGFEPAQVPGLFADRGFVLETSRTFQLGLNHLFVFRRPAAS
- a CDS encoding glycosyltransferase family 2 protein, producing the protein MNQDANAVAGSSAPDTDACELSVVMPCLNEAETLETCIRKALSFFSEHDVRGEVVIADNGSDDGSQEIARSAGARVVSIEQRGYGSALLGGIAAARGRYVIMGDADDSYDFLSLAPYLDKLREGFDLVMGNRFKGGVAPGAMPPLHRYLGNPVLSGIGRLFFSSPIGDFHCGLRGFNKQAIEGLDLRTTGMEFASEMVVKATLLGLRIAEVPTTLSPDGRTRAPHLRSWRDGWRHLRFLLLYSPRWLFLYPGLALILVGLGLGALILPGPRVIGGITLDVNTLLYAGAAILVGYQSVIFAVFTKTYAIGVGLLPDDPRLTRLFRHVSLEVGVGIGIVLTILGLVGSILAVGDWRAQSFGVLDASRVQRLIIPSVVALALGLQTVLASFFMSVLGLKRRGGGFG
- a CDS encoding DoxX family protein, encoding MEKILGKYREQTYALMRIVVGFLFLCHGAQKILGLLGGVDGEGATAPLFFQYGLAGIIELVGGLAIALGIFTGWAAFLSSGLVAVGYFMAHQPQGALPIQSRGELAAVYAFLFLFIVARGSGIWSVGGKLSKP
- a CDS encoding ZIP family metal transporter, which gives rise to MDLVATKLVLAAAVLLVGWLGGAVVLGRTSESRDSRVLSWGNAFAAGVFLGTGLIHTLGEASGLWRDLGWDYPVAFVLAAAAFCLILLFEHVLLPDEAHAMIHAHTGDPLEHDGHHHHEPGQAARDTSPIALVVALSAHSVVAGLALGAQRLMASTLMIALAILAHKATAGLALGITLARRGTEKKRSRRYLMLFALMTPLGILVGLVGSGLLRQGADLYFDATVSALAAGTFLYIASIDMLQDEFLQPGSRWAKWVSAVSGLAITAVLALWV